In Pseudomonadota bacterium, the DNA window GCGCCATACCGCCAACACCACAAGCGCGATGACCAGGACGATCAGCGGATTGACCCAGAAGATCCAGCGCCAGGTGAGGAACTCGGTGAAGAGGCCGCCCAGCAGTGGTCCCGATGCCATGAAACACGACCCAATCGACCCGTAGATCCCGAGCGCCACGCCGCGTTCCTCCGGCGGGAACACCATCATCATCATCGCCATCGAGCCTGGCAGAATGATCGCCGCGCCGACGCCCTGCAACGCGCGTGCCGCGACAATCCATGCTTCGTTCTGGGCGAACCCGGCGGCCAGCGACGTCACGGCGAAGATGGCAAGACCGAGCATAAAAAAGCGTCTGAGCCCAACGATATCGCCCAACTTGCCCATCGCCGCGGCAAGCGCAGCGAACACCAAGAGATAGGCGTTAACGACCCAGTGGGACGCCGTTTGGCTTAGATCGAGGTCCTGCCGGATGGTCGGTAGCGCGACACCGACGATGGTCTCGTCGAGCACCATGAGGCCCAACGAGGCACCCATGGCCCCCAGCACCCACCATTTCTTGCTGCTGGTCTCGGTCAATCGCCTTGCCCCCCAATGCGATGCCGGCGCCAAGCCGGAAGGGGACTGTGTCACGAAAAAAGGGCGAAGAACACCGGACGCGGCACCACTCGGAACCGTGTCGGCCTGTTGAACGTCAGCGGCAGCTAGTCGAGCAGCGCGTCTTTCACCCAGGTCTGAAACGCATGGACGCAATGCTCACTGTCGCCGGGCTCGCCCGGTTTGGTGAAGAAGCGGCCCTGATAGTAGCCGCGTGACTTGATGCCGCGCTGCACGCCCTCGTTCAACGCGGCGTCCTCTGGACCCAGGTTGTTGTTGAACCAGAACTCCGAACCGCGCGTCGTCGGGTCGTCGGATTCACCGGGCACGTCGTAGTACGGGTTCTCGACGACGGAGGTCTCCGGACCGGTCGGGCGCATCAGGAAGGTCGAGATCATGTTGGCGTAAGGCCAGGAATAGATGATCCAGTCAGGCCACATATAGAGCGTGATGAAATAGGGCGTCTGGCCACCCTGGCCGTCGTCGGGGAACGGATAGACGCCGGTCTTGTTTTCGCCCGGCGGCGCGATGATGGCGAACCAGTTCTCGTGCACCTCAAGCTTGGTGCCGGCCATGTCGATGATGTCGCAGAGCTCGCGATGACAGGGACCGGAGTTCGGGAAGTGATAGCCTTCGATCGCGTTCTCGACGACGACCTTCCAGTTCGCCTTGATCTCGAAATCCTTGCCGCTGGCCGGCACGACACGATCGACATCCGGGAACCACTTGTAGATCGCCTCCTCCATACCCGGCGCCCATTCGTTCATCGGTTTGGCGTCGCGGTCCAGGTTGACGAAGATGAAACCGCCGAATTCCTGCACGCGCACCGGCTCCAGACCAAAATCGGCCTTGTCGAAACCGGCGACACTCTCGCAGTTGCGCGCAGCCCTCAGCCCGCCGTCCAGCCCATACGCCCAGGCGTGATAGGGGCACGTAATGACGGCTTTGACGTTACCCTTGCCCTGCAACAATTCGTGGGCGCGATGCTGGCAGACGTTGTGGAAGGCCTTGAGATGGCCGTCGGTGCCGCGAATGACAAAGACACCCTGACCCTGCACATCGACGGTCGCGTAGTCGCCACGGTTCGCGACCTCGCTCTTGTGACAGACGACGCGCCAGGACCGATGGAAGATCTTCTCGACTTCCTCGGCATAGACTTCCGGCCGGAAGTACCATGGCGACGGCAACGTGAACGACGTGCCGGCGTCTTCGGTAAAGTTCTCGGTCGCGAACGCGTTGACGGTGGCCATGGCCTACTCCGCAGGCATGATCGATTATTGAATGATCGTACAAAAACCGCTTCGGCTGTTCAAGCCATGCGGCAAACTGTATGGCTTGTGGACTCCAGCGGAACGTTGCGGCCGATCGATGCGCGTACCCGCCGGATGGGGGTATCGCCGAATGACGAGCGCATCGCCATCGAAAGCCGTGTTGTGGCGGAGCCTGATAGCCGTCATCGGCGGATTGACCGTCGCATCGATGACCGGCGGTTTCAACGCGCCCTTGTTTGCGACACGCCTCGACGAAATGGGGGTCGACGACTGGCTGATTGGCGCCAGCACCGCGGCCAACGCCATCGGGCTTTTTGTTGTCGCGCCGTTCGCACCGGCGATCATCGCACGCTACGGCCTGGCGCCCGTCATGATCGTGACAACGCTGCTCGAAGCCGTCCTCTATCTCGCCTGCACCGTCGTGACGGGCTTCTGGGGCTGGACGATCATTCGCCTTGCCATGGGCGCCATTGGTGGCGTCTTGTGGATTGCTGGCGAAGTCTGGATTACCCAGACGGCAACGGACGCGATCCGTGGCCGCGTGCTGGCGATCTACAACGCCTGCTTCAGCCTGGGCAGCGCGGTCGGGCCGAGCGTCCTGTCGATTGTCGGTTATGCCGGTGCGACTCCGTTCATCATCGCGACGGTGATCACCGTCGCGTCGGTGCTGCCCATCATCTGGGCCCGCAAACTGGCGCCGCAAATCGAGGACGAACGGCGCGGCGACGGGCTGCTCGGCATGACGAAATCGCTCCTGACGCCACTGCGCCTGGCGCCGGTACCGATGATGTTCAACCTCAGCTACGCGCTTGTTTTCACCGCACTTTGGACCTTTCTGCCGGTCTATGCGGCGGATACCGATTTGGATGTCGACCGCGCTTTTCAGCAACTCACTGCCTTCGCGATAGGCGGCATTGCCCTTCAATATCCGATCGGCTGGCTGTCCGACCGGGGCGACAGCCGGCTTGTCGGCGCATGCCTGATCGGCGGTAGCTTTCTGGCGCTGCTTGTGATCGACGTCTTCATCCATGTGCCCGTGCTGGACTTCGTCTATTTCTTTGTCCTGGGCGGCCTGGTCAGCGGACTTTACGTCGTGGCGCTCAGTCTGATTGGCGCGCAGTTCCGCGGCTCGTCACTCGCCACCGCGATCACCGTCTATACCCTCATGTGGAGCGCCGCCAGCGTCTTCAGCCCGCCCTTCGTCGGTCTGGCCAACGACATCGTCGGACCCGATGGCCTGCCGCTATCGATGGTTCTGTTTACCGCGGTGTTCCTGCCCTTCGCCGTGGCAAGCTGGCTGCGGCATCGGCGATCCTAGGCACACGGCAACATGAGGATTGCCGGTGCGTGGCCGGCCGGGGATGGCACCAAGCGACAACGCATCGCGCCATTGCAAGTTAAGAATCACTTGCAATTGGCTCTCGTGTTCCGCTAAGGCTCAGGGCCAGTCGATTGCGAAATCAGGGGACACACAATGAGTTCTGCCGACGCTAAACCGGCTCTTAACAATCTAGTAAACGGCGAACTGGCTTCGGCCCACCTCTACTGGCAGGCAGCAGGCTGGTGCTTCGACCGGCACCTGGACGGTTGCGGCGAGTTCCTGTTGGCGCACGCTGACGAGGAACTGACGCATATGCGTAAGATGATGCGCTTCATGATCGACAGCGACATTACGATAAGACTGGACGCGCTGCCGGAGCCAGCCGTCGACGTCGATAGCGTGCTGGCCCTGTTCGAGAAGATTCTGGCTCACGAACAGAAGGTCACTGACTCCATCGGCCATGAGGTCAACAAAGCACAGGCCTGTGGCGACCACAGCACGTTCGAGTTTCTGCAATGGTTCGTCATGGAACAGCGCGGCGAAATGAAGTTGTTTCGCGACATCGTCGACCGCATCAAGTTGATCGGTGACGGACCCCAGGCGCTCTACTTCATCGACCAGGAAGTCGCGGGCATTGGCGCTTCGGCCGCGGCTATGGATCAAGCGGCCCCCAATCCAACCGCTGTGGCCTGAGATCGCCGTAGCATGATGGTGCCGTGATGCGGCGCCTTACCTGATCAGTGCCGTGCAGGATTCGCCGCCCCATTGGCGGCAGGTGCGTCGTGGCCCGGCGATTCCTCTCATGAAATTTCGGCACGACGCATCGCCATAGCAACGGCGTTGTTGCGAATCATTCTCAATTTCACTTAGGATGGGTCTTAAGGGCGAACCGCGGGAGGGGCGGCATCCGCCCGGTCATTGTTGGGAGAGACGGCTCCATGTTCGCGCGATTTTGGATTTTGCTTTCGATTTTGGTTCTGCCGATCAGTGCTTTCGCTGATGGCGAGGAGGAACGAGAAGAACTCGTCGACCCGCCGGCGGTTTACAGCAACGACGGCGTCTTAACCACGCACCTCACCGTCGCGCCGCACACCATCGAAGTCGGCGGCAAGAAGGTCACGACCCATCTCTATAACGGCCTCTTCATTCCGCCGACACTGACGTTGAAGCCCGGCGACACGCTGGTCCTTAACCTTCACAACTACAAGGACTACCCGACGAACCTGCATTATCACGGGACAAACACGTCACCGCTGGGCAACTCCGACAACGTCTACGTGATCGTCGATCCGAACGTGACGTTCATGTACGAGGTGGAGTTTCCTGAGGACCATCCCAAGGGTCTTTTCTGGTACCACCCGCATTATCACGGCTCGACCGAGTATCAGATTGGCAGTGGCCTGTCGGGCCTGATCAGCGTCGAGGGCGTGCTCGATCCCTGGCCGGAACTGAAAGATATCAGGCAGCGCAACATGGTTCTGCGCGATATCCAGATTGTCGACGGCAAGGTGCCCAATCCGCCTGATCCCGGCAATCCGACCATGCGCATGATCAATGGTCAGGTGAACCCGACCATCACAATTCGTCCCGGCGAGATTCAGTTGTGGCGTGTCGGCAATATCGGCGCCGACATCTTCTACGATCTAGAGATTGAGGGTCACAAGATCTATGAAATCGCCCGCGACGGCTTCAACACGAACCAGCTCGTCGAATACGATCACCTGCTGCTGCCGACCAGCGGCAGGACCGAGTTCCTGATCGTCGGCGGCGAGCCCGGCGAGTACATCTTCAAGACCCGCGAGATCAACATGGGCCCGGCTGGCGATCCCCACCCCGAGACGGTGCTGGGCACGCTTGTCGTCAGCGGCGACCCGGTCGTCGATGGTCCTGCATTGCCGACAGAGTTTCCGCAGGTTACCGATTTGCGTGACGTCGAAACGTGCTGCGCGCGGACGTTCGACATGTCGGAGACCGCCGATGGCAGTCAATTCTGCATCAACAATGTCGGCACCAACATGGACGTCATCAACACGACGGTTCGGATTGGCTGCGTTGAAGAGTGGACGATCAATAACTGCACGGGCGAGATGCACTCGTTCCATCACCATCAGCTGCAGTACCAGGTGATCGAGATGAATGGCGAGCCCGTCGAGTTCACCGGTTGGCAGGACACCGTCCATGTTCCCTACCGGTCGGCGACCGACGAATTCCCGAACCGTTGCAAGTGCGATGCTGACGGCAACTGCACGGACTGCACGTGCCCGACGGCCGAGGATCCCCACGGTTCGGTGAAGGTGCGCATCTCCTATGAGAACCCGGTTATCGAAGGCAAGGCCGTCTACCACTGCCATATCGGCGAACATGAAGATGCCGGCATGATGCAGACGATCAACATGCGGACGGACGCGGGCCGGTGCGAGGCTGGTACGCCGTCGAACATCGATCGCGAGAGCATGTCGACAACCGACCGCGCGACGTGCAAGCCGCGCGACGACGATCACGACCACGCCGCCCTACCGGACAGCGGTCTGCAGTTGGCGCAGACGCTGCTGGCGCAGTTGGAGCAGGACCTCGACAACAGCCTGTGTCTGGCGTCCAACGACTACGCCCAACCGACAACGTTGACGACACAGGGCAACGTCATCTCGATCGTCGATCAGAGCACCAATTGAGTGCTACTAGCCCGATGAGAAAAAGCCATGCCGCCGTCTGTGCGGCATGGCTTCTCATCGCAGCGACCTTTATGGCGCCGACGGCACCGGCGGCGGGCGACGACGGCGCGGCAACACTGCGCGTCGCCATCGGCGGCCCGTTCGAGCTTGTCGATCAGAACGGCGAGGTCCGCAGCGACAGCGACTTCCGCGGTCAGTTCATGCTGGTCTATTTCGGCTACAACTGGTGCCCCGACATATGCCCGACGACGTTATGGCAGGTGTCGGCCGCGCTCGACAGATTGGGCGAACAGGCCGGGCAAGTTCAGCCGATTTACATAACCGTCGATCCGGAACGCGACACCGTCGACTCGATGAAGTACTACGCCTCCCACTTTCATCCCTCGCTGGTCGCGCTTACGGGAAGTCAGGCCCAGATCGCCGACGTCGCGAGCGCTTATCAGGTTGAGTATGCGAAGAGCGGGAACGTCGATGGTGATGACTACTATGTCGATCACACGGCTTACGTCTTCTTGATGGACCCTTCGGGCAATTTCCTGCGCCTATTCAGTCACGAGGCTCTGGCCGAAGAAATCGCCAGCGGCGTGCTAGACTTCATGTGACCGGGCTGGCCCGGCGTCACACGTGCATCGCGCGTGCCGCCCAGCGATGGAAGCAGTGGGTTGGCTGTTCCATGACCGGCGTCAGGACGCCGCCGTCGAAGCCGGGTGAGGCTCGGCCAACCTGCATGCCTTCGCACACGCCCTGGTCCTCGGCAAAGATCTCGTTCCAGCCTGCGGTCACCTGACGGCGGACGCCGTCATAGTCGGGGCCCAAGGGCGCTTCGCCGACGTAGTAGATATCGAAGGTCTCGCTGACCCGCCCGGCGCCGTCCGGCAACAGGCGCACCGCATAGAAGTGGTCGAAGTGGATACCGAGCAGGATGTTGGGGAACAGCGCCACGTACTCGGCCCGCGTCGTCCACTCCTCCGGCAGGTCGGGGAACACCGGCAGCGCGGGTCCGCCGCGTTCAGGGCTATAGACCAGACTGCCCTGGCCGGCGAACCGGTCGTCGACGACGATGTCGTAGTGGTCTTCCAGCCGCGAATAGCTGTTCAGGCCCGGATGCACCATCGGCAGGTGATAGGCCTCGCAATAGTTCTCGACCGCCAGCTTCCAGTTGCAGTCGAGGTCGAACCCGATCACCGAATCCGCGCCGCCATGGCGAATGAGACTCTGATCGAACATCGACCAACGTTCGGCGAGCGGACGGATGAAGTCGTCGAACGACACGCCGTCACCTGACAGGTTGACAAAGATCTGGTCGAACCAGACGGCACTCCTGACCTGCTTCAGACCGAATTTGCCGCTGTCGAAACCCTGGCAGGTATGAATGCCGGACCCACCGACATGGGGCGTCGTGCGCAGCGCGCCGTCGAAGCCATAGGCCCAGTTGTGATAGGGGCACGTCAGGACGGCGCCGGCGTGGCCCGCCTCGGTCACCAGGGTCATACCGCGATGGCGACAGACATTGTGGAAGACGTTCACTGCGCCGTCGCGCGCACGCACGAAGAAGAGCGGCATGCCGAGCAGGTCGACCGGCCGAACATCGCCGGCTTCCGGCACCTGGGACGCCCGCCCGATGGCAACCCACGAGCCCGCCCACATGCGGTCGCGCTCCAGAGCCAGATAGGCGTCGGAGGTATAGGCCTGGTTGGGCAGGCCGCGCGCCTCGCCCAGAGGCGCTTCGATCGCCGCCAGATCCGGCAGTTCAAGAGACGGGTTATCGAGTGCAGGCAAGACAGACATCGCGCGTTCCCAGCTGAAGTCCTCACAGCAAACCATGATTAGGCGTCAAAACGCGATTCGAGAGAACTTCACAAATACTCAGCAAGGCCATACGCTGAAGTTATGGATCGTCTGCGCCGAAATCTGCCGTCGCCGACCGGTTTGGTCACCTTCGAGGCCGCCGCAAGGCACCTTAACTTCACGCGGGCAGCGGAGGAGCTGGGGGTCTCCCAGGCCGCCGTGAGCCGCCAGATCAAGGCACTTGAGGGCAATCTGAACGTATCGTTGTTTCACCGTGCCGCACGTCGGGTACGCCTGACCCGCGAAGGCGAGCGCCTGCGCGACGCGGTCGCCACCGGCCTTGGCCATATCGCGACCGTCGCCATTGACCTGCGGCGTCAGGGCGACAGTGCCGGCGTCGCGGTCGCCACCAGCACCGCCTTTATGTCGATGTGGATGATGCCCCGGGTCGGCGAGTTCCGCGCTGCGCATCCGGACGTCGCACTGCGCCTGGTGGCGGCCGACCCCTATGTCGACCCGCAGACAGCAAGCGTCGATCTAGCGGTGCGGTTTGGCGATGGCGCCTGGCCTGGCCTGGAGGCCGCGCGCCTGTTCGACGATATCATCATGCCCGTTTGCAGTCCGGGGTATCTAAGCGAGCGCAAACCGCTTCGCGAGCCCCAGGACCTCATCCGCGAAACCCTGCTGCACCAGGACGAGATCGATCCCGACTGGGTCCCGTGGCGGACATGGCTGGCGCCCTTCGGCGTGACGCCACCTCCGGCGCGCGGCGGTCTGAGCTTCAACAACTACGCCAACGTCATACAGGCGGCGCTGGACGGCCAAGGCATCGCACTGGGCTGGGCACGCCTGATCGAAGGGTCGCTGAGGCGCGGCGCCCTGGTGCGCGCCATCGAAACGACGACCCGCTCAAGCCAGGCCCATTATCTGGTGATACCGCGCGATCGGCCGCTGGCCCCGCAAGCCCTCCTGTTTCGCGACTGGTTGCTTGCGACGGCGGCGCGCGAGCCGAACCCCGCTGACGATCTTCCCGATGCCTACGGCAGGTCTTAGCTCGCGATCGCGACAATCAGACACGTGACCGCTGCGACGCCGATCACCGGCAAGGTCAGGATCATGCCGCCGACGCGGGCCGCGGGGCGGCGCGTCAGTGTCGAGAGTGCGAGGCCGTGCATCAGCCGACCGAGCACAAGGGCGACACCCAAGATGTAAATCAGGAAGGAAGGCGCACCGCCCAGTTCCGCGAAGGCCATCAGGATGAGCGCGATCGGGACATACTCGCCGAAGTTACCGTGGGCCCGTATCCGGCGCGTCAGCAACTCGTCACCGCCATCACCCAGGTTGACCGAGGCTGCGCGGCGGGTGCGTATCACGTTGGCCGTCAAGAGGACGTATCCGAGCCCCAACAGGCCGGCAAAGAACGCGGTGATCATCATGACAGTCTCCCGACCTCCAACAAAGCTGATGCTTAGAACCTACGCTACCCAGGCGGCTCACGATCACCCATGCGGAATCTCAAGGTCCGGTGATGTCGCCAATGATCAGCCACACGTGGCTTGCCTCGCCTTCCTTGAACGTGCTGTTGACGACGGCGACCGCATCGCCGTCGACCGCCAGTTTGCGCATGAGCAGGCCCTGCAGGCTGCCGTTGACGCCCAGATCCAGATCGGCGGCACCGGGGACAACGGCAGCTTCGGAGAAGCTCTCACCGCCATCCCGCAACAGGCTGTAGCCCAGGCCCAGCGGCCGCCCACCATAGTGCGGATACCGTTCCCACATGATCATCACCGTTCCATTGGTGCCGAGCGCGAGGGAGGGAAACGCCGCGCTGGCGATTGTACCGTCGAAGGGTTTCGGCACACTGCGCGGGACCTCAAACTCCCGTCCGCCATCCATCGATCGCGCGTAGGCGATTCTGTAACGCCCATAGAAACCACCGGCGCTCTCGGCAAAAGCCAGATGCAGAACGCCGTTGTGATCGAAGGCGAGCTTCGGCGCGTCTGAATGGCCGACGGTGTCGGCCGCGATCACCGGTCTGTCGAAGGTGTCGCCACCATCCACCGACGTTGCGACACGGATATCAGCGCTTTCGTCCTCGCCCACCGTCCAGGCCAACGCGATCATACCGTCAGGCGCCACCGCCAGCGACGGGCCGCGCGCGGGGCCGCCATCCTCGAATGTCGCAATCCCGAGGGCTTCGCCAAACGTCGCGCCACGATCGTCGGAGCGCGCGAACCACAGATTGCCCTCGTACTCGGTCCAGGCTGCGTAGAGTGCGCCACCAGGGCCCAGCGCCAGATCCAAGCTGCCGTTGTTCCAGCGACGCGGCGTCAGCCGGCCCTTGCCCTCACCGGCCAGACTGTTGGTCAGGTTGACCGGCGTGTCGAAGGTCGCGCCGCCATCGCCGGAGCGCGCGAAGAAGATCTCGCCGCCGTGGGAGCCGCCGGAAAAGACGATCTCCTGCCACAGCACATAGACGTCGTCGGTGCCGTCATCGGCGAACGCTACGCGCGGCAGCCAGGAAAAGATGCCAGGGCTGCGGGACACATCGACCGGCGTCTGGAAACGTCGTGCGCCGTCGGGGTCATAGACCTGGAAAAGCACGGCGTGTCGCGCCTGATCGACCCAGACCACGCCGATTTCGCCGTCAGGGCCAATCGCCGGCGACGGATCGTCGACATAGCGGAAATCGGAATCGTTCTGGCGCCAGGGCCCCTTATGGCCTTCGCCTGACGCGACCTCGATCGGGTCTTGCCACGTGACCACCGGCGTCTCCGCCAGAGCTCCGGACAAACCGGCGACGAGGCAAGCAAACGCCGCCGCACACAGAGCAGCCGGGGTCAGCCAGGCAGATTTCATCATCGCATCACCATCCGTCAGCCCCCTCGCCCCGTATCATAACCGTTGATCCGGCCGCTCACGCGGCTTTGTTGGCGACGTGAACGGAGCACACGTTGTCCAGCGCGCCACCTTGCTTACGTCTTGGCGCAGACGCCTTTGCTCCCAGGGGACCCGACGTCATGAACCGTTCCGCCGTTGCCATCTACCGAGAGACCGCCGGTTTCGGCCCGCGCATTCGACTCGGTCTGTTGTCGTTCCTGACGGTCGTCGCGGTTCTCATTTCGCTTGCCGCGCAGGCAGGCTCGCCGGCCGACGACGTCGCGACATCCTCTGGCCTGCCGGAAAGCTTGAGCAAAATGGGTTGGTCGGTTCTGGAAGTCCCCGGCAAGCAGACCGCCGAGTTCAGCTATGCCGGTTCCGGCACCATCGACATTCGCGCCGACAACGCCGTTGCCTTCCTCTATCGGCCGGTCGACGAGGATACCGCCGACATGGGCCGACTGGGCTGGACTTGGCGGGTTGACCAGGCGGTGCCGCCAACCGATCTGTCGCGCGACACTGGTGACGACCGTTCGCTTGCCGTCCACATCGTCTTCCCCGCCGGCCACGACTCCCTCTCGTTCTGGGAGAGCATCGAGAACACCATGACCGAACTGGTCGCGCCACCGCTCGCCGGCAAGGTGCTGACCTATGTCTGGGGCGGCAATCACCCGGAAGGCGTCCTGATGGAAAACCCGCACTTTGGCGACCAAGGCGCAATGGTTGTCCTGCGCAGCAGTCAGGAACCGACCGGGCGATGGTTCATGGAGGAAATCGACTTCGAAGCCGATTTCCAGGCGGCCTTCGGTTACGCGCCGCCCGCACCGATATTCGTCGCGATCTCCGCCGACAGCGACGACACAGGCAGCAAGACGGCCGGCGCGGTCGCCGATCTGACCTTCATGGAGTGACCTTGGCGCAGACCGCACCATCAGCAAGGGAGACACGCGACGACGACGAGCGACTGAGCCGCTTGAGCGCGAACGCGCGTGCCAACCAATGGCATGCGGACGACGCCATCGACTGGAACCGTGGTCCGCGGTTGCCGTTCTGGGTCTCCAAGGAGAAGGCGCGCCGAGCCGTCAGCCAACTCTATCACGGTGAAATCGCCACCAGCGGCATGTGCCGATCGCTGCTCAACGCGATCGACGATGAGATTGTTCGCGATTGCCTCGGCTACCAATTGGCGGATGAGTTACGACACGCGTCCGTCTATGCGCGCTATCTCGACGGCATCGGCGGCATCGCGCCGATGGACCCAAATCTCGAACGCGCACTGTCAGAATCTCAGGACGGCCCGCTTCAGCCCGTCAGCACGATCCTCGCCTTCCACATCATCGTCGAGGGTGAGGTCTTGCGCCAACAGGAGATGCTGGCGCGGCTGCTGCCCTGCCCCCTGCTACGCCAGATCAACCGTCTGGTCGCCCGCGATGAAGCGCGTCACGTGGCGTTCGGCA includes these proteins:
- a CDS encoding MFS transporter; this encodes MTSASPSKAVLWRSLIAVIGGLTVASMTGGFNAPLFATRLDEMGVDDWLIGASTAANAIGLFVVAPFAPAIIARYGLAPVMIVTTLLEAVLYLACTVVTGFWGWTIIRLAMGAIGGVLWIAGEVWITQTATDAIRGRVLAIYNACFSLGSAVGPSVLSIVGYAGATPFIIATVITVASVLPIIWARKLAPQIEDERRGDGLLGMTKSLLTPLRLAPVPMMFNLSYALVFTALWTFLPVYAADTDLDVDRAFQQLTAFAIGGIALQYPIGWLSDRGDSRLVGACLIGGSFLALLVIDVFIHVPVLDFVYFFVLGGLVSGLYVVALSLIGAQFRGSSLATAITVYTLMWSAASVFSPPFVGLANDIVGPDGLPLSMVLFTAVFLPFAVASWLRHRRS
- a CDS encoding multicopper oxidase family protein, with translation MFARFWILLSILVLPISAFADGEEEREELVDPPAVYSNDGVLTTHLTVAPHTIEVGGKKVTTHLYNGLFIPPTLTLKPGDTLVLNLHNYKDYPTNLHYHGTNTSPLGNSDNVYVIVDPNVTFMYEVEFPEDHPKGLFWYHPHYHGSTEYQIGSGLSGLISVEGVLDPWPELKDIRQRNMVLRDIQIVDGKVPNPPDPGNPTMRMINGQVNPTITIRPGEIQLWRVGNIGADIFYDLEIEGHKIYEIARDGFNTNQLVEYDHLLLPTSGRTEFLIVGGEPGEYIFKTREINMGPAGDPHPETVLGTLVVSGDPVVDGPALPTEFPQVTDLRDVETCCARTFDMSETADGSQFCINNVGTNMDVINTTVRIGCVEEWTINNCTGEMHSFHHHQLQYQVIEMNGEPVEFTGWQDTVHVPYRSATDEFPNRCKCDADGNCTDCTCPTAEDPHGSVKVRISYENPVIEGKAVYHCHIGEHEDAGMMQTINMRTDAGRCEAGTPSNIDRESMSTTDRATCKPRDDDHDHAALPDSGLQLAQTLLAQLEQDLDNSLCLASNDYAQPTTLTTQGNVISIVDQSTN
- a CDS encoding aromatic ring-hydroxylating dioxygenase subunit alpha: MSVLPALDNPSLELPDLAAIEAPLGEARGLPNQAYTSDAYLALERDRMWAGSWVAIGRASQVPEAGDVRPVDLLGMPLFFVRARDGAVNVFHNVCRHRGMTLVTEAGHAGAVLTCPYHNWAYGFDGALRTTPHVGGSGIHTCQGFDSGKFGLKQVRSAVWFDQIFVNLSGDGVSFDDFIRPLAERWSMFDQSLIRHGGADSVIGFDLDCNWKLAVENYCEAYHLPMVHPGLNSYSRLEDHYDIVVDDRFAGQGSLVYSPERGGPALPVFPDLPEEWTTRAEYVALFPNILLGIHFDHFYAVRLLPDGAGRVSETFDIYYVGEAPLGPDYDGVRRQVTAGWNEIFAEDQGVCEGMQVGRASPGFDGGVLTPVMEQPTHCFHRWAARAMHV
- a CDS encoding ferritin; the protein is MSSADAKPALNNLVNGELASAHLYWQAAGWCFDRHLDGCGEFLLAHADEELTHMRKMMRFMIDSDITIRLDALPEPAVDVDSVLALFEKILAHEQKVTDSIGHEVNKAQACGDHSTFEFLQWFVMEQRGEMKLFRDIVDRIKLIGDGPQALYFIDQEVAGIGASAAAMDQAAPNPTAVA
- a CDS encoding aromatic ring-hydroxylating dioxygenase subunit alpha — translated: MATVNAFATENFTEDAGTSFTLPSPWYFRPEVYAEEVEKIFHRSWRVVCHKSEVANRGDYATVDVQGQGVFVIRGTDGHLKAFHNVCQHRAHELLQGKGNVKAVITCPYHAWAYGLDGGLRAARNCESVAGFDKADFGLEPVRVQEFGGFIFVNLDRDAKPMNEWAPGMEEAIYKWFPDVDRVVPASGKDFEIKANWKVVVENAIEGYHFPNSGPCHRELCDIIDMAGTKLEVHENWFAIIAPPGENKTGVYPFPDDGQGGQTPYFITLYMWPDWIIYSWPYANMISTFLMRPTGPETSVVENPYYDVPGESDDPTTRGSEFWFNNNLGPEDAALNEGVQRGIKSRGYYQGRFFTKPGEPGDSEHCVHAFQTWVKDALLD
- a CDS encoding MAPEG family protein, whose product is MMITAFFAGLLGLGYVLLTANVIRTRRAASVNLGDGGDELLTRRIRAHGNFGEYVPIALILMAFAELGGAPSFLIYILGVALVLGRLMHGLALSTLTRRPAARVGGMILTLPVIGVAAVTCLIVAIAS
- a CDS encoding SCO family protein produces the protein MRKSHAAVCAAWLLIAATFMAPTAPAAGDDGAATLRVAIGGPFELVDQNGEVRSDSDFRGQFMLVYFGYNWCPDICPTTLWQVSAALDRLGEQAGQVQPIYITVDPERDTVDSMKYYASHFHPSLVALTGSQAQIADVASAYQVEYAKSGNVDGDDYYVDHTAYVFLMDPSGNFLRLFSHEALAEEIASGVLDFM
- a CDS encoding LysR substrate-binding domain-containing protein, producing the protein MDRLRRNLPSPTGLVTFEAAARHLNFTRAAEELGVSQAAVSRQIKALEGNLNVSLFHRAARRVRLTREGERLRDAVATGLGHIATVAIDLRRQGDSAGVAVATSTAFMSMWMMPRVGEFRAAHPDVALRLVAADPYVDPQTASVDLAVRFGDGAWPGLEAARLFDDIIMPVCSPGYLSERKPLREPQDLIRETLLHQDEIDPDWVPWRTWLAPFGVTPPPARGGLSFNNYANVIQAALDGQGIALGWARLIEGSLRRGALVRAIETTTRSSQAHYLVIPRDRPLAPQALLFRDWLLATAAREPNPADDLPDAYGRS
- a CDS encoding sialidase family protein, which gives rise to MMKSAWLTPAALCAAAFACLVAGLSGALAETPVVTWQDPIEVASGEGHKGPWRQNDSDFRYVDDPSPAIGPDGEIGVVWVDQARHAVLFQVYDPDGARRFQTPVDVSRSPGIFSWLPRVAFADDGTDDVYVLWQEIVFSGGSHGGEIFFARSGDGGATFDTPVNLTNSLAGEGKGRLTPRRWNNGSLDLALGPGGALYAAWTEYEGNLWFARSDDRGATFGEALGIATFEDGGPARGPSLAVAPDGMIALAWTVGEDESADIRVATSVDGGDTFDRPVIAADTVGHSDAPKLAFDHNGVLHLAFAESAGGFYGRYRIAYARSMDGGREFEVPRSVPKPFDGTIASAAFPSLALGTNGTVMIMWERYPHYGGRPLGLGYSLLRDGGESFSEAAVVPGAADLDLGVNGSLQGLLMRKLAVDGDAVAVVNSTFKEGEASHVWLIIGDITGP
- a CDS encoding MFS transporter, giving the protein MTETSSKKWWVLGAMGASLGLMVLDETIVGVALPTIRQDLDLSQTASHWVVNAYLLVFAALAAAMGKLGDIVGLRRFFMLGLAIFAVTSLAAGFAQNEAWIVAARALQGVGAAIILPGSMAMMMMVFPPEERGVALGIYGSIGSCFMASGPLLGGLFTEFLTWRWIFWVNPLIVLVIALVVLAVWRDPPRTPQTERFDSTGLITLVAGLGMLVMGLMQGPEWGWHAPAILILIAGGALSLIAFVVIELRRHAPLIEVDLFANRTLATANLLIFTGQFSKTTIYILGALYLQHVLDMGALEAGVAILWAAAPVIIMAVTVGKVTDKWGERRPALFGLAINIAAFIWIAFLANGSG